The region AATTTTACATGAAAAAACTTAATGCTTCCTTAAAATTTTCAAAAAAGGTAATATTTCATGTTCAACGACTTCTAATCCCAACTCAATACCCATCTTATTTTCACCATGAAAATCAGAACCTGCAGTAATTATTAAATCATATTTTCTTGCCAATCTTTTATACTCTTCTATCATCTTTTTTGTATGGTGAGGATAAAATACTTCAATTCCGGCTAAACCAGCATCTTTAAGTAATTTTACAAGCTTTTCTAATTCTTGTTCTTCTAATTGAGTTTGATAAGGATGAGCTAAAACAACAATACCACCGGCTTGAGTAATTAATTCTATTGCTTCGGTATATGGTAATCTTTTTTTATCTATATAAACACTTGCCCCTCTTTTAAGATATCTTTCAAAAGCTTCTTGTGTATTTTTAACATATCCCTTTTTAACCATTAAACTTGCAAAATGTGGCCTACCTATTAAATCCCCACCTGCTTCCTCTAACAATTCTTCCTCAGTTATATCAAACCCCAATTTCTGCATTTTTTGAATCATCATTAAATTTCTTTCTTCTCTAAACTCTTGTAAAGTTTTGAGAGATTGATTCAATTTTTCATTTTCTATGTCAAACGCATATCCTAATAAATGTAAGGTAGTAGGAAATTCAGCGCTTATTTCAACCCCTGGTACAAAAATTAAATTATTCAATAATCTATTTTCTAAAAAATTAATATCTTTAATACCATCTAGCGTGTCATGATCAGTAATAGAAAAAACTTGTATTTTTTTATCCACAGCCATATTGATTAATTCTTCAGGACTATTAGTTCCATCGGAACCAGTAGAATGAACATGTAAATCAATTCTCAATTTATTACCTCCACTAAATTGACTTGGAAAATTTAATCTTGTGATTTCTTCCAAATGATATGATTTCTTTTGTCATCGTATATACCTTCTAAATCCTCCGGTAAATCAATATCATCTATGTGTTTCGCAATTGCTTCTCTAATTAGATCTTCTGGCAAGGATGTAATTATCCACAAATCACTTAGATAGATAAAATTATTTTCCCTAATAGGTGATTTGTAAATAGCACTTTCAATTGCCTTGGCGAAAACTTCTAAGGGCACTTCTTTTACAAAACCTTTACCAGACTCTTCTCCATATATATTATTCATCTATTTTAAGCACATGATACTCCATCCTCTATAGGTTGGAGATCAATGTGCCATTCCCTCCTTTCAAATAAAAATGTATTAACAAGTTTGTATATCCTTCTTATAAAGCTAACTCTACTGTCTTCACAAATTCTAAAATCCTTACTATATGTATATTTAAGTTTTAATTATTTTAACAAAATGCCTCTTCACTTCTGATCCTTACTAATTCTTAATTTTCTAACTTCTCAGTTACTTCTACCAAAGGAGGTAGGAGGGCTTCGCCCTAGACCCACCATTATAAATTCAAACGATTACTTTTAGAAAATCTTCTTTTTCTAAAATCCTTAAAACCAACTCACCCATTTTTGACATTATAAAGCTTTCTTTTTTTGAATCTCTCATCCTTTTACCTTTTCTCTATGCAGAATATTGCAATATAACAGCTATTTATTTGCTATTTACATCGATCTAATTTAAAAAATAAATAGTAATTATAAATGTATTTTTAAACTATAGTTATATAACTCTCCCACCATACAAAGCAGCAGAAGCTGCTCCCAATATACCTGCATCTTCAACCAAAAGTGATTGCTCTATTGAATATGTGTTAGCAAAACTGGTCATCACGAATTTATTCACGGTTTGTTTTAAAGGAATAAATAAAGCATCACCAGCTTTACTCATTCCACCACCAATAATTATTTTCTCTGGATTAAAGGCATGAATATAATTTCCAATAGCTTGAGCTAATGCATCTATAGCAAAATTAACTACCACTTTTGCTAGGGGATCATTCTGTTTATAAGCGTCAAAAACATGTTTGGATTCAATTTTTTCTTTACTACCCGCCAAATTTAGAACCAAACTATTAGGATATCTTTCAAGTAAATTTCTGGCCTCCCTTGCAATCGATTTGGCAGAAGCAATAGCTTCTACACAGCCTCTGTTTCCACAACCGCATTGAGGTCCGTTAGGAATTACAACCATATGTCCTAATTCAGGTGCCAACCCATTTTTACCGGTTAAAAACAAACCGTTACATACAACGCCTGAACCTATTCCAGTACCTAACGTTAAAGCTATGAAATCGGTTAACCCTTTTGCCTTTCCAAAATACCACTCTCCAAGAGCAAAAGCATTAGCATCGTTTTCAACGAAAACTTCTACACCCGTATTTTGTTTAATATTTTCACCCAATTCAAAATCATGCCATTCAGGAAAATTAGGAGAAAACCTTACTATTCCTTTACCTCTATCAATAGAACCCGGTGATCCAATTCCAATAGATTGAACTTTGACACCTTTCATCAATTCTAAAGCAACTAAAGTAATATTTTCTATAACTTTCTTATTACCCTTTTCTACCTCGGTGGGATGAGATGTTTTTTTTATTATTCCTTTTTCAGAGTCAACTAAACCTGCTTTTATTTCCGTGCCTCCTAAATCAATGCCTACTACTAACAAATTCATCACTCCTTGGATTATTCTTTTCTAGAACTTTTTCTGTCCACTTTATTATACCAAAATGATAAAATTAATTAAGTATAAAAAACTAATTTATTGATATTTTTAAATAAAATTTACATTAACACTTTAATATAGATAATTAGAATAATTTATATTAGAAGTTTCTAAAGGAGGATATATATGGTTTGTGCTATAATTGTTGCTGGTGGTGAAGGAAAAAGAGCTGGTTATAATGTTCCTAAACAATTTCAAAAAATAAACGGGAAATCAGTTTTAAGACTGACTGCAGAAAAAATTCAGAATTCGCCTGAAATTGATAAATTCATTGTTATTTCTCACAAAAATTATTGTGAAGAAACCCAACATGAAGTACAAGATCTTAACAAATTTATTTCTGTTGTAATAGGTGGTAATAGTAGACAACAAAGTGTGTATAATGGTCTAAAATTTTTGAGAGAATTAAAATATAAAATATCATACGTCGCTATACATGATGCAGTACGACCTTTTGTAAACATCAACAAAATCTCTGAATGTGTCAAGATGGCTAAAGAAAAAGGGGCAGCTATCCTTGCTGAAAAAGCAACATATACAATGTCTAAAGTTCAAAATATGAACATCAAATCTGTCTTAAATAGAGACGAAATCTATTTGCACAATACCCCTCAAGTATTTGACTTTTTAAAGCTTTTATTTGCTTATTCACAAGTTGAAAATATGTTAGATTCTTTTACTGATGATGCTTCTATTTATCACTATTGTGGATTTAATATCTATATTGTTGAGGATGACAAAAATAATATAAAACTTACCACAAAAGAGGATTTTTTATTGGCTGAATATTTGTTAAAATTAGGTTATTAATAATTTACATTTCTAAAAAAGTTTTAAAAAGTTTTATTCCTAAATCAATACTATCATCGTCCGGTAAAAATTTTGGGCTGTGAAGTCCAAATTTTTTACCTTTTGATGTTCCTAACCAACACATTAATGAAGGATATTTTTTTGATATAAACCCAAAGTCTTCTGCTGTCATTTTCATTCCACAGTCAACAACATCGAACTTTTGAGAAAGGACTGTAACATAATTATCATATAGCTCTTTATCATTTTCTACTTCAACATAAAATGAACCTCTATCCAGTTTATAACTGACCTTAGTTATCAACAAAATTCCTTCTAATATATTTTTTAGTGTCTGAAAGTACTCTAAATTAATTTCTGAACTGACGCTTCTCACACTTCCTTCTAGCTTGGCTTCATCAGGTACTATATTAATTGCCCTTCCAGCACTTACTTTTCCAATTCCAAAAATAAAGGGAATCATTGGATCTCTTGGAATCTTATCTAAACAATCTAAAAATAATCTAAGTGCATTTAGGGCGTTTTTTGAATATTGAGGAAAAGCAAGATGAGATGCCTCACCTTCAAAAGTAACAATTATTTCCATAGACGAAGCAAACATAACACCACGTGTTGTAGCAACTGTACCAAAAGGATATTCATCAGTCACATGTAAAGCAAATGCTTTTTTAATATTATACCTATCCAGAAATTTACTTTCAATGATTTTTTCTGCTCCCCCTTTTGACTCTTCTGCTGGCTGGAACAGGAAAATTATATTCTTTTTTATCCGGTTTTTTACAACATCTAAAAGCAATCCATACAGTATGGATGTATGAACATCATGACCACAAGCATGCATATATTCGTTTTTTGACTTAAATTTAATATCTGTTTGTTCTTTTATGTTCAATGCATCTATATCTGCACGAAAAAGTATATATTCATCATTATTCTCTCCATAACTATATTCAACGACTAATCCGGTGGATAATGGTTTATAAATTTTTAAATCAACTTGATAAAATCGAGCAATTTCATCTATGCTTGATTCTAATAGTTGAGTTGTTTTAATTTCTTCAAAGGCTAATTCAGGATAGCTATGAAGGGCGTGCCTTAATTCATAAGGAGTAGGAATCACTTTAAAAGTACCTCCAATTTATCAATCATCTCATCAATTTCCTCATATTCAATGTTCAACGCTGGCAGAAGCCTTATTACTTTCCCTTTGACAACATTCAGTAACAAACCCAAATCCAATGCTTCGTTTATTATATTAGGCATAGATTCTTTTAATTCAATACCTAACATCAACCCTTTTCCTCTTATTTCCTTTATTCTTGAAATTTTTTTATTTTTTAGACCCTTAATGATGTATTCTCCTTTTTTTGCTACATCTTCCAATAAACTTGGAAGCTTTTCTAATATGTATCTCGCACCAGCTGTTGCAACGGGATTGGGTGAAAATGTTGATCCATGTTCGCCCTTTTCAAAGGCTTGAGATATATTTTCTAAAAAAATAGTTGCTCCTAAAGGTAGACCTCCCCCTAAAGATTTTGCGACAGTTATAATGTCAGGAGATAAACTATAATGCTGGTAAGCAAATATCTTTCCGGTTCTGCCCAGCCCTGACTGTATTTCATCACATACTAAGATGAAATTGTACCTTTCTTTATATCGCTCAATAGCCCTTGCAAACTCTAACTTAATTGGAATAACTCCACCAGATCCAAGTATAGGCTCAACAAAAACTGCCAAAGTTTCTTCACCAAAAGAATCAAAAAAATTACTTAAATCATCTATATCATTAAATTTTAACTCAACAGTATTTGGTATTAAAGGTTCAAAAGGTTCTCGTAAATTTTTAAAGCCGTTTATAGATAAAGAGCCTAGTGTCCTTCCATGAAATGCATTTTCAAAATATATGATTTTATTTCTTTTTGGAGTAGCCCGTTTTTTGATTGCTTTTAATGCAGCTTCTGTCGCTTCAGTACCAGAATTTGTAAAATACACACTACCATTTTTTTCCGTAAATTTCACTAACTGTTGCGAAACTATCAAAGTATCCTCATCTAAAAAAAAATTAGAAACATGCATATATCTTTCCAATTTTGATTTAATGGTTTCTAACAAACCTGGATTGGAGTGCCCCAAACTCATAACTCCAATTCCAGCAAATGTATCTAAATACTTCTGACCTTTCTTATCAAAAATATAAACTCCCTTTGCCCTCTCTATTTCAATAGGAAATGTATCATACATTTTTAAAAAAGTCATAAATTAAACTCCTTTGCCAATATATTAACTGCCCTATTTTTATATTCGGTTGGAACTAAGCATGAAATTTTAATTTCAGATGTTGTTACTAAGGTTATAGGAATATTTTCCATAGCCTTAAAAAATCTGGAAGCAACTCCCCTTGCTTTTCTCATTCCAACTCCAACAATAGATATTTTAACAAGGCCATTCTTATAATTTATCTTTGTTCCATCAACATTTTTTAAAAAACCATTAAATACTTTATCTACATTTTCCAAACCACTTTCAACGATACTAAACGACACGTTAACTTTGTCATGATCATTTATCATAGAAATCATATCAATATTAAGATTATTCTCAGCAGCAACTTCAAAAACCTTATTGACTAATAAAAAATCTGTTGGAAGATTTAAAATAGTAACTTGAATTTGATTGTCATCTGCACTTAATCCAGTAACAGTAGGTTCCTCTAAATAATTTTCATAAGCACTCACGACGTAACTTCCCTCCTCATCACTAAAAGATGATGCACAATAAATTGTAACATTATATTTTTTTGCAATTTCAACAGATCTTGGATGTAAGACTTTTGCACCTAATGCAGCCATTTCCAACATTTCATCATGCGTTACATACTTTAACTTCTTCGCTTGAGGATACAGTTTAGGATCAACTGTATAAATGCCTGGAAAATTGCTATAAATTTCGCAAGGCGCTTTTAAATACGCTGCTAAAGCAACTGCAGATGTGTCTGATCCACCTCTTCCTAAAGTTGTTAAGTCTCCTTCTTCTGTGATCCCTTGAAAACCTGTAACAACAAGCACATCATATTTTTCTAAACTCTGATAAATATATTCTCTATTAACATTTTTTATCTGTGCTTCTGTAAAATCAGACGTTGTTATTATTTTTAATTGAAAAGCATTTACAGATCTAGCATTAATCCCCATCTCATTTAAAACCATAGCTAATAATGAGGCGCTTATCTGTTCTCCTGTTGTTAATAACATGTCTAGTTCTCTAGGTTCTGGCCTTTGGACAATTTCGTTAGCTAATTTAATTAAGCGATTTGTCGTGTCTCCCATCGCCGAAACTACAGCCAGCACCTTAAAACCTTTTAAAACTTTTGATTGAATTTTTTTTGCAACATTTTTCATACGTTCGGCATCTGAAACTGAGCTCCCACCATACTTTTGAACAACAATATTCATTTTTTATTTCACCCCGGTTGGTTTAATTAAGTAAAACAAAAAATTCTTAAAATACTAACTTTTAATTTTCTAATTTTCTTAACTCATCAATTAATTGAGTTTTAGATTTTGTTTTCTCATCAACATGTTTAACAAATTTAGCTGGAACGCCGGCAACTACTGAAAAAGGCTCGACATCTGATAATACCACAGAACCGGCAGCAACAATTGAACCTTTACCAATTCTAATTCCTTCAAGGATAACCGCATTAGCACCTATCATTACGTTATCTTCGATGACAACAGGTTGGGCACTAGGAGGTTCTATCACACCAGCAACTATTGCCCCAGCTCCTATATGACAATTTCTACCTATTTCTGCTCTTCCTCCAATGACTGCATTCATATCAATCATTGTATTTTCACCTATCTGAGCCCCTATATTTATTATTGCTCCCATCATGATAACACATCCTGAACCTATTTCTACCATATCTCTAATGACTGCTCCTGGTTCTATTCTCGCATTATATTTTGAAAGGTCGGCTAAGGGAATTGCAGAATTTTTTCTATCCATTTCAATCTTATATTTCTCAATATAATCTTTATTTTCTCCATACAATTTTTTGAACTCTTTCTCATCACAAAACAAAATGCCAAATTTGTCGTTACCAAAAAAATCTAAGTTTGAAAAATCTATAAAGTTTAATTTTCCACTAAGATATACCTTTATAGGTGTCATCTTTTTTGAATTAGCTATATAATTAATTATTTCCTGACTATTCATTTAATTTTACTCCTTTCTTAATTTTCAAACATCACATCTTCAAAAATGTAAAAACCATTTTCTTTATTTAAAATAAAATTAGCCGATTTATAAACACCGTCAGCAAACGCCCTTCTAGATAATGCTCTATGAGAAATGGTCAATACTTCTCCTAAATTTGCTAAATACAATATATGATCACCTGGTACATTTCCTAATCTTAACGAACTTATTGGAACTTCTTTTTCAAGGCATTCTTTTATCATTTTAGCTGTCCCGGAGGGTTTATCTTTTTTGAATCGATGATGAGCTTCTACTATTTCTATGTCCCATCCGTCAATATATTCTTTCAAAAGATCTACAACTTTTAAAAATAATTGTATTCCTATTGAAAAGTTATAGCTTTGAACAATTGGAATCTCTTGTGATAATAGTTTAAGACTTTGCAATTGCTCTTCACTCAATCCTGTTGTTCCGATAATTAAAGGAACTTTAAAATTTTTAACAAACTCAATTGTTTTTTCTAATACCTCTGGAAGAGAAAAATCAATGATTAATTCAGGGGTCTGTGAAAAATACTCTCCATCTTTATCATATCCCCAAACAAATTCGTGCCCTTTTTCCTCAAATAACAATTTGACTTCATTTCCCATTCTACCTTTATAACCAACTATCCCAAACTTCATATCAATCCCAACCTCTCCATCTCTTTTTTTACAAGAGTTTGAGTTTCTAAAGTTCCAGAAACTAAGGGTAATCTAAGTATATTTTTACATAACCCTAAAAGAGAAACAGCATATTTAATTGGTATAGGGTTGACCTCTCTGAATAAAAGTTTGTTAAAGAATGTATAATTGTTATTAATTCTTCTTGCGTTGGGCAAATCATTCACCAAAAGCAAATGTGTCAACTCTACTATAGCTTTTGGTGCAACATTTGACGTAACAGAAATAACTCCGTCTCCTCCCAAAGCCATAATAGGTAACACTTGATCATCATTCCCCGAGAATACACTAAAAGTGTCTGGCTTTATTGAAAATAATTCAACGATTTGAGAAATATTGCTGCTGGCTTCTTTTATTCCAATTACATTATTAGCAATATGATGAATTTCTATTGCAGTTTCTGGATTTACATTTATTCCTGTTCTAGATGGAACATTATATATTATTATAGGTAAAGAAGTTCTTTCAGCTATGTATTTATAATACTCTACAAGTCCTTTTTGAGTGCTTTTATTGTAATAGGGAGTTACAATCAGAACACCATCAGCACCAGCTTTTTCTGCCATTTTATTGTATTTTAATACATGCTTTACATTATTAGTTCCTGTTCCAATTATTACAGGAATCTTTCCATCAACAATTTCTAACACAATATCAACTATTTTCTCTCTTTCATCATCCTCAATAGCTGGAGCTTCTCCAGTCGTACCTAAAACAATTAAACTGTCAATATTATTGGTTAATTGAAATTTAACAAATTTTTTCAAAGATTCGTAATCAACTTCCTCATTTTCATCAAAAGGAGTTATCATAGCTGTTCCAACACCTTTAAACATTAAAAATCACTCCTTATTTAATTTAAATTATCTTTCTTTTCACATGATAATGTAGCAAAATAATCATCTAATGTTTCAGCTCTTCTAATTAATTCATATGATTGATCATTTGTAAATAAATACTCAGCAGATCTCAATTTACCATTATAATTAAATCCCATTGCATGACCATGCGCACCTACGTCATGAAAAATTAATATATCTCCAACTTCTAATTTCGGTAAAAGTCGATCTTCCGCTAACTTATCATTATTTTCACATAATGAACCAACTACATCATACAGTTCTGCTTCCGTTATATTTAAAGGCTTGTTTAAGACAGTAATATGATGATATGCCCTATACATAGCAGGTCTCAATAAGTTTGCAGAGTTTGCATCTATTCCTGCATATTTTTTATAGGAATTCTTAATATGCAATACACGTGTAACCAAATAACCATTTGGACCAGTTATATATCTTCCGTGTTCCATATATATTTTTGGAGGATTTATCCCGTTTTTTAAAATAATTTTTTCATATAATTTTTTTATTTCACTAGATACATAGTAGATATCTAATTCTTTTTCATCAGGTTTATATGGTATCCCAAAGCCGCCGCCTAAATCCACAAAATCAAAGTTAATACCTAAATTTGTATGAATTTCTAACACCAAATTAAACATTATTTCAGCAACTTTAATATGATTATGAGGATTTAGTTCATTTGAAACAGCCATTATATGGAGCCCAAATTTTTTTGCTCCATATTTTTGAAGAACCTCAAAACCTCTTATTAGATCCTTTTTTGGAACACCAAATTTAGATTCTTTTAAATTCCCTATAATATAATTTCCAAAATCTCCACCAGGATTGTATCTAATAGAAACTAATTCAGGTATATGTAAATGCTCTTTTAGAATATCAATATGTCCAATATCATCAAGATTCAATGTTGCGCCTAAAGATAAAGCTTTTTCATATTCTTCCAAGGGTGTATCGTTAGATGTAAATAATATTTCATCTCCCTTAAACCCCGCCTTTTCAGCTAAAATCAGCTCTGCCATTGAACTACAATCTACTCCACATCCTTCTTCTTTGACTATACTTAAAATACGAGGATTTGGAGTAGCTTTGATGGCAAAAAATTCTTTGAATTCAGCCCATGAAAAGGCATCTTGTAATGTTTTAATTCTCTCCCTTATCCCATTTTCATAATATAGATAAAAAGGTGTTTTTGTATTATTTGCGAATTCTTTAATTTTTTGTTCGCTAAACGGAATTATTTTCTTCAACACGTACACCACCTAAAAATGTATTTTATATAGAGTTTAATTCTTTGTGTTTCAACAAAATCCTTATAGCATTTGTTGCAGCTCCAACCCTTATATTGTCAGCAATCACCCACATCAAAAAAGTTTTTTCTTCAGGTTTCCTAAGCCTTGATACGTAGGTATAATCTGTTCCAGCTACTTCTATAGGACTAATATATTCCTCACTATATTTTACATTAGGAGTTTTTTCTATTAATTCTATCAACTCGTTAACTGAAGCATCTTTTTCCGTTCTAAAAAATATCGATTCTGAGTGTCCATACAATACTGGAACCCTTACCGTTGTAGGATAAATTTTTATTTTCTTATCGTCAAATATTTTTTTTGTTTCTTCTATCATCTTTTCCTCTTCTTTAGTAAATCCGCTTTCTAGTATATCCCCAATAATAGGTATAACATTGTTATTAATCATTTTTGGGAAATGTTTAATCTCCGTATTTCCTTGTTGCTGATTTATCAATTCCATCAAACCTTTATTACCAGCACCAGATACAGCTTGATAGGTAGAAACAACTATTTCTTTTATTATTAATGATCTATAAATATTATTTAATGCTAGTACCATTTGTATCGTAGAACAATTTGGATTTGCTATGATCCCTTTATATCCCTTTAGAATATCTCCATTTATTTCTGGAACTACAAGTGGAATATTTTCTTTCATCCTAAAAAATGAAGAATTATCTATCACAACATTACCTGCTTTCTCAGCAATTGAAGCAAATTTTTCAGAAACACTACCGCCAGCAGAAAATAATATATAATCATATTTTTCTTTCATTTTTTCTTCTTCTAATTTTTCTACAATATAATGCTTAGAACCAACTTTTATTTTCTGTCCTTTTGACCTTTCTGAAGCAAATAATCTTAGTTCCTGAATTTCGTTGATCAAGTTATACTCTTCGAAAAGTCTCAAAAACATCCGCCCAACTTCTCCTGTTGCTCCTACCACTGCCACTTTCAAGGTATTCACCTCCATAAAATCAAAATATAAAACCTCTCAACATGGAGAGGTTTTATATAAAAAATTTATATTTTAGCGGCTCTCCACGTTGGGACAAAACGTGACAGTTATGTAGGTATTCCCTACATACCCAGGGGTTATAAAAGTTGAGGCTACTTTTATACCCCTTCGGCAACCTCGCCTTTCGCTTCTTTTCCGCCTCATCAATAAGAGAAGCTACTAATCTTGGTTGCGCCTCCGCTCTTAATTAATTAACTTTTCCTAAGAATAACATAATCACATGACAAGTTTATTAGTGTATCATTACATTTTGTTGTCAATTATATATTAAAATTTTTATAATTAAATATTTTTTAAAACACTTGACCTAAACCTATCCAGAAATTACCTTCTAAATTTTTGTCCCATCCATAACCAAAACTTAATTGCCCGAACAATGGAACTGTTATTTTTAAACCTCCACCAAATGACCAAATTGGTTGAGAAAAAATAGTTGAAATATCACCGGTCGCATTCCCTAAATCAAAAAAACCAAATAGATCCAATGGTATGTCTCCTCTAGCAAGTTCATACACCAATTCTGTATTCAATAGTAATAATGCGGCGTCTCCATCTTTTTCATAAAATGGATAAGTTCTTACTGAATTAAATCCTCCAACCCAAAAGTCCGGATATAAATCTTTTTCATCTACTACTGTTGATAGTCTTAATCGGGAACCTAGAGTAAATTTATAATAACTTTTAAATAATTTGCCTTCTAGGTTGACACCTATATAATTGTCATCAATATTATTTATCTCAAAACCCATAATATCATTTACCTTAAAATAATATCCATTATATGGTCTATAAGGACTATCAATAGTATCGTAAATATATCCTATAGAACTATCTAGGGTATTTAAAGATTTAATTGTTTCTGAAGAAGTAGAAGTATCTGTGGCATCTTCAGTTGTTTCTTCAAATTTGTAATGATTAAACGAAAATGAACTTGTTAAATATGAAAAATCATATATTTGGTATCTTGGACTTATTCCAAATTGTAGTTCACTAGTTATTTTTTTGTCTTTTAACAGATATGAGGTTTCGTCTGGATTAATTGTATATTTAATATTTGTTCCTAGATTTAAATTGCTCCCTAAAAGTTTAATAATATCAAAATCAAATTCAAAAACGTATTGTTTACTTAATGGTACCATAGTTGTTTTTAAATCAAAGGTTTCACCATATCCAAAGGGATTTGCCCATTGTACTTCTAATGAACCACTAAATCCTTTATACCATTTGTCTTCTTCTTTTTTTGGAGGTGACCATTGAATTCCGCCTATTAACTTTCCTAATTTTTCTTTTTCAATAGGCGTAATCTTAAAACCTATTATATTTTCATCTTGTTGATATGGAACAATTTCTACATTTTCAAAAAAACCGGTTCCCACAAATGAGATATAGGTATCCTGAAGTTTTTTCTGATTAACGGGTTCTCCAGGTTTAATTTTTACCAGGGAATCGACTATATATTTTTGAGTCTTTGCATCTTCTTTTTGAATTACTTCTACATCTCCAACCTTTGCTTCCTTTATTTCAAACACTAATTTTTGTTCCTCAGCTTTATATTCGGGTATTATAGCTGTATATAAGTATCCCTCTTTGATGTATAACTGTTGAACAGCATCATATGCATATAAAAGATCTAGATTATAGGCGTAGGTTATTGGACTTACATACTTTGTTACTTGCTCATTTAACCTAAATAGAGGTATACTCTCATTTCCAATAAATTCTATCTCTTCTATAAAAACGGGTTCTTTATCAATTAACCTTCTTAAACTTCCGTTG is a window of Defluviitoga tunisiensis DNA encoding:
- a CDS encoding aspartate-semialdehyde dehydrogenase, encoding MKVAVVGATGEVGRMFLRLFEEYNLINEIQELRLFASERSKGQKIKVGSKHYIVEKLEEEKMKEKYDYILFSAGGSVSEKFASIAEKAGNVVIDNSSFFRMKENIPLVVPEINGDILKGYKGIIANPNCSTIQMVLALNNIYRSLIIKEIVVSTYQAVSGAGNKGLMELINQQQGNTEIKHFPKMINNNVIPIIGDILESGFTKEEEKMIEETKKIFDDKKIKIYPTTVRVPVLYGHSESIFFRTEKDASVNELIELIEKTPNVKYSEEYISPIEVAGTDYTYVSRLRKPEEKTFLMWVIADNIRVGAATNAIRILLKHKELNSI
- a CDS encoding BamA/TamA family outer membrane protein; translated protein: MKKSIGLVVVLLITGFVFSITFLTDITYNTDVSYASAEIERILSNYGIKIGSLTSEVDIKLALQEILNIGYFSTVSYNLNEETGTLSLYFTPNPSPEKIVIEYLGDKLIDKKTIQSVVTVKEGIPINFNELQTSMKKIQDLYVQNGYQFVEISTNLKIDDQGVRLEPIEVNKKSYEANTLVFLIKEYSLWDLELKGELAQLDKEQIKKRINFDFKKDWNKKFFLFRPSAKETYPSIQKIQNIYVSLTQIPLFADDVNLSFEMVDIEENKGGELILVLNGSLRRLIDKEPVFIEEIEFIGNESIPLFRLNEQVTKYVSPITYAYNLDLLYAYDAVQQLYIKEGYLYTAIIPEYKAEEQKLVFEIKEAKVGDVEVIQKEDAKTQKYIVDSLVKIKPGEPVNQKKLQDTYISFVGTGFFENVEIVPYQQDENIIGFKITPIEKEKLGKLIGGIQWSPPKKEEDKWYKGFSGSLEVQWANPFGYGETFDLKTTMVPLSKQYVFEFDFDIIKLLGSNLNLGTNIKYTINPDETSYLLKDKKITSELQFGISPRYQIYDFSYLTSSFSFNHYKFEETTEDATDTSTSSETIKSLNTLDSSIGYIYDTIDSPYRPYNGYYFKVNDIMGFEINNIDDNYIGVNLEGKLFKSYYKFTLGSRLRLSTVVDEKDLYPDFWVGGFNSVRTYPFYEKDGDAALLLLNTELVYELARGDIPLDLFGFFDLGNATGDISTIFSQPIWSFGGGLKITVPLFGQLSFGYGWDKNLEGNFWIGLGQVF
- the dapA gene encoding 4-hydroxy-tetrahydrodipicolinate synthase — its product is MFKGVGTAMITPFDENEEVDYESLKKFVKFQLTNNIDSLIVLGTTGEAPAIEDDEREKIVDIVLEIVDGKIPVIIGTGTNNVKHVLKYNKMAEKAGADGVLIVTPYYNKSTQKGLVEYYKYIAERTSLPIIIYNVPSRTGINVNPETAIEIHHIANNVIGIKEASSNISQIVELFSIKPDTFSVFSGNDDQVLPIMALGGDGVISVTSNVAPKAIVELTHLLLVNDLPNARRINNNYTFFNKLLFREVNPIPIKYAVSLLGLCKNILRLPLVSGTLETQTLVKKEMERLGLI
- a CDS encoding diaminopimelate decarboxylase, whose amino-acid sequence is MLKKIIPFSEQKIKEFANNTKTPFYLYYENGIRERIKTLQDAFSWAEFKEFFAIKATPNPRILSIVKEEGCGVDCSSMAELILAEKAGFKGDEILFTSNDTPLEEYEKALSLGATLNLDDIGHIDILKEHLHIPELVSIRYNPGGDFGNYIIGNLKESKFGVPKKDLIRGFEVLQKYGAKKFGLHIMAVSNELNPHNHIKVAEIMFNLVLEIHTNLGINFDFVDLGGGFGIPYKPDEKELDIYYVSSEIKKLYEKIILKNGINPPKIYMEHGRYITGPNGYLVTRVLHIKNSYKKYAGIDANSANLLRPAMYRAYHHITVLNKPLNITEAELYDVVGSLCENNDKLAEDRLLPKLEVGDILIFHDVGAHGHAMGFNYNGKLRSAEYLFTNDQSYELIRRAETLDDYFATLSCEKKDNLN
- a CDS encoding 4-hydroxy-tetrahydrodipicolinate reductase encodes the protein MKFGIVGYKGRMGNEVKLLFEEKGHEFVWGYDKDGEYFSQTPELIIDFSLPEVLEKTIEFVKNFKVPLIIGTTGLSEEQLQSLKLLSQEIPIVQSYNFSIGIQLFLKVVDLLKEYIDGWDIEIVEAHHRFKKDKPSGTAKMIKECLEKEVPISSLRLGNVPGDHILYLANLGEVLTISHRALSRRAFADGVYKSANFILNKENGFYIFEDVMFEN